The following are encoded in a window of Mycolicibacterium tusciae JS617 genomic DNA:
- a CDS encoding TetR/AcrR family transcriptional regulator, whose translation MSSDPAVVVTPPPLPQPGETPRNRRQEETFNKVLAAGVEMLRESSYADLTVRAVAARAKVAPATAYTYFSSKNHLIAEVYLNLISRVPYFTDVNDSRVARVEKTLRSMALTVADEPEVAAACTTALLSGNDDAVRSVRDRIGAEIHRRIRSAVGPDADPRTLAALEMTFFGALVNAGSGAFTYHQIADRLSYVVGLILGDDRDI comes from the coding sequence GTGTCCAGTGATCCTGCGGTGGTGGTCACACCTCCGCCTCTCCCCCAGCCAGGGGAGACGCCGCGCAACCGGCGCCAGGAGGAGACCTTCAACAAGGTGCTGGCCGCAGGCGTGGAGATGCTGCGCGAGTCGTCGTATGCGGATTTGACGGTGCGCGCCGTCGCGGCGCGGGCCAAGGTCGCACCGGCGACGGCCTACACCTACTTCTCGTCGAAGAACCACCTGATCGCCGAGGTCTACCTGAACCTGATCAGCCGGGTGCCCTACTTCACCGACGTCAACGACAGCCGGGTCGCGCGCGTCGAGAAGACACTGCGCAGCATGGCGCTGACGGTCGCCGATGAGCCGGAAGTGGCCGCGGCGTGCACCACCGCTCTGCTCAGCGGGAACGACGACGCCGTGCGCTCGGTCCGCGATCGCATCGGTGCAGAAATCCACCGCCGCATTCGTTCGGCCGTCGGCCCCGATGCGGACCCGCGCACCCTTGCCGCGCTGGAGATGACATTCTTCGGCGCCTTGGTCAACGCCGGAAGCGGAGCCTTCACCTATCACCAGATCGCCGACCGCCTCAGCTACGTGGTCGGCCTCATCTTGGGAGACGACCGTGACATCTAA
- a CDS encoding cytochrome P450 — protein MTSKSVDTGELLLDPYNYDFHEDPYPYYKRLRDEAPLYRNSDLGFWALSRHQDVLAGFRNSTTLSNKFGVSLDPASRGPHASKTMSFLAMDDPAHLRLRTLVSKGFTPRRIRELEPRVTEIATQHLDTMMEKASDSAGAGTVDFVNEFAGKLPMDVISELMGVPVEDRDQVRAWADGVMHRDEGVTDVPPAAIEASLNLIVYYQEMVAQRRKQLTDDLTSALLEAEIDGDRLTDDEILGFMFLMVIAGNETTTKLLANAAFWGHKNPDQLAPVYTDLDRVPLWVEETLRYDTSSQILARTVEGELSLYDTAIPDGDVLLLLPGSAHRDERVFENPDDFIIGREIGAKLQSFGSGAHFCLGAHLARMEARVALTEMFKRIRGYEVDEANAVRVHSSNVRGFAHLPMTLQIN, from the coding sequence GTGACATCTAAGTCCGTCGATACCGGCGAGCTACTTCTCGACCCGTACAACTACGACTTCCATGAGGACCCGTACCCGTACTACAAACGCCTGCGAGACGAGGCCCCGCTGTATCGCAACTCCGACCTCGGCTTCTGGGCGTTGTCGCGGCACCAGGACGTGCTGGCGGGCTTCCGCAACAGCACCACCTTGTCCAACAAGTTCGGGGTGTCACTGGATCCGGCCTCGCGGGGTCCGCACGCGTCCAAGACCATGTCGTTTTTGGCGATGGACGACCCGGCGCACTTGCGGCTGCGCACCCTGGTCTCCAAGGGTTTCACGCCGCGTCGCATCCGCGAGTTGGAGCCCAGGGTCACCGAGATCGCGACCCAGCATCTCGACACGATGATGGAGAAGGCCTCTGATTCAGCGGGAGCCGGAACCGTCGACTTCGTCAACGAATTCGCGGGCAAGCTGCCCATGGATGTCATCTCCGAGTTGATGGGCGTGCCCGTCGAGGACCGGGACCAGGTACGGGCGTGGGCAGACGGGGTTATGCACCGCGACGAGGGCGTCACCGACGTGCCACCCGCAGCCATCGAGGCCTCGCTGAACCTGATCGTCTACTACCAGGAGATGGTCGCCCAGCGCCGCAAGCAGCTCACCGATGATCTGACGTCGGCACTACTCGAGGCCGAGATCGACGGCGACCGGCTCACCGATGACGAAATCCTCGGGTTCATGTTCCTGATGGTGATCGCCGGTAACGAGACCACCACCAAACTCCTTGCCAATGCCGCGTTCTGGGGTCACAAGAACCCCGATCAGTTGGCTCCGGTCTATACCGATCTGGACCGTGTGCCGCTGTGGGTCGAGGAGACGCTGCGCTATGACACATCGAGCCAGATCCTGGCGCGGACGGTCGAGGGCGAGCTGTCGCTCTACGACACCGCTATTCCCGACGGTGATGTGCTCCTGCTGCTGCCCGGCTCGGCGCACCGCGACGAGCGGGTCTTCGAGAACCCTGACGACTTCATCATCGGTCGCGAAATCGGGGCCAAACTCCAGAGTTTCGGAAGTGGAGCTCACTTCTGCCTCGGTGCGCACCTGGCCCGGATGGAGGCCCGGGTGGCGCTCACCGAAATGTTCAAGCGAATCCGCGGATACGAGGTCGACGAGGCCAACGCCGTCCGAGTCCACTCGAGCAATGTCCGCGGGTTCGCCCACCTACCCATGACTCTCCAGATCAACTGA
- a CDS encoding SDR family oxidoreductase gives MPRFAPLPDRRPAIVAGASAGIGEATAIELAARGFPVALGARRVEKLDDLVGKIRAEGGEAVGFHLDVTDPNSVKSFVANAVDALGDIEVLVAGAGDTYFGKLAEISTDEFDSQLQIHLVGANRLTTAVLPGMLERQRGDLIFVGSEVALRQRPHMGAYGAAKAALVAMVNNLQMELEGTGVRASIVHPGPTKTSMGWSLPADKIAPALEDWAKWGQARHDYFLRAADLARAITFVAETPRGGYIANMELQPEAPLTSAPAERQKLVLNEENLKS, from the coding sequence ATGCCTCGTTTCGCACCCCTTCCCGACCGCAGACCGGCCATCGTCGCCGGCGCCTCGGCAGGCATCGGAGAAGCCACCGCCATCGAACTTGCGGCGCGCGGCTTCCCGGTCGCACTCGGCGCCCGTCGCGTGGAGAAGCTCGACGACCTGGTAGGCAAGATCCGTGCCGAAGGTGGCGAGGCCGTAGGGTTCCATCTCGACGTCACCGACCCCAACTCGGTGAAGTCCTTCGTGGCCAATGCCGTTGACGCGCTGGGCGATATCGAGGTGCTGGTCGCCGGCGCCGGTGACACCTACTTCGGCAAGCTGGCCGAGATCAGCACCGACGAGTTCGACTCGCAGCTGCAGATCCATCTGGTCGGGGCCAACCGGCTGACGACCGCCGTGCTTCCAGGCATGCTCGAACGTCAACGCGGCGATCTGATCTTCGTAGGCTCCGAAGTGGCGTTGCGGCAGCGCCCGCACATGGGCGCCTACGGCGCCGCCAAGGCCGCACTCGTCGCCATGGTCAACAACCTTCAAATGGAGCTCGAGGGCACCGGTGTACGCGCCTCGATTGTGCATCCGGGACCGACCAAGACCAGCATGGGCTGGAGCCTGCCCGCCGACAAGATCGCTCCGGCACTTGAGGATTGGGCGAAGTGGGGGCAGGCGCGGCACGACTACTTCCTGCGCGCCGCCGACCTCGCCCGCGCGATCACGTTCGTCGCCGAGACACCGCGCGGCGGATACATCGCCAACATGGAACTCCAGCCCGAAGCCCCCTTGACCAGCGCTCCGGCCGAGCGCCAGAAGCTGGTCTTGAACGAGGAGAACCTGAAGTCATGA
- a CDS encoding cytochrome P450 has product MTESNATTAAVVPRVSGGEEEHGHLEEFRTDPIGLMNRIRDECGDVGWFQLVDKNVIFLSGAEANEFFFRSADEDLDQAEAYPFMTPIFGKGVVFDASPERRKEMLHNSALRGEQMKGHAATIERQVNGMIADWGDEGEIDLLDFFAELTIYTSTACLIGEKFRNQLDHRFAEYYHDLERGTDPLCYVDPYLDIESFRLRDESRVKLVALVQEIMNQRLANPPADKADRDMLDVLVSIKDDDGNPRFAADEVTGMFISLMFAGHHTSSGTSAWTLIELIRHPDIYAEVRDELDELYADGQEVSFHALRQIPKLDNVVKETLRLHPPLIILMRVAQGEFEVQGFPIHKGDFVAASPAISNRIPEDFPDPDGFNPDRYNKPEQADIVNRWTWIPFGAGRHRCVGAAFAQMQIKAIFSVLLREYEFEMAQPADSYRNDHSKMVVQLARPAKARYRRRSS; this is encoded by the coding sequence ATGACTGAATCCAATGCAACGACGGCTGCCGTCGTGCCCCGGGTGTCCGGCGGCGAGGAAGAACACGGACACCTCGAGGAGTTCCGCACCGATCCGATCGGGTTGATGAACCGCATCCGCGACGAGTGCGGCGACGTCGGCTGGTTCCAGCTGGTGGACAAGAACGTCATCTTCCTGTCCGGCGCGGAAGCCAACGAGTTCTTCTTCCGTTCTGCCGACGAGGATCTCGACCAGGCCGAGGCCTACCCGTTCATGACGCCGATCTTCGGCAAGGGCGTGGTGTTCGACGCCAGTCCTGAGCGCCGCAAGGAGATGCTGCACAACTCGGCGTTGCGCGGTGAGCAGATGAAGGGCCACGCCGCCACCATCGAGCGCCAGGTCAACGGGATGATCGCCGACTGGGGCGACGAGGGCGAGATCGACCTGCTCGACTTCTTCGCCGAACTGACCATCTACACCTCAACGGCGTGCCTGATCGGCGAGAAGTTCCGCAACCAGCTCGACCACCGCTTCGCCGAGTACTACCACGACTTGGAACGCGGCACCGATCCGCTGTGCTACGTCGACCCCTACCTCGACATCGAAAGCTTCCGGCTACGAGACGAGTCACGCGTCAAACTCGTTGCGCTGGTGCAGGAAATCATGAACCAACGGTTGGCCAACCCGCCCGCGGACAAGGCCGACCGCGACATGCTCGACGTGCTGGTGTCCATCAAAGACGATGATGGCAACCCGCGGTTTGCGGCCGACGAGGTCACCGGCATGTTCATCTCGCTGATGTTCGCCGGTCACCACACCAGCTCGGGCACCTCGGCGTGGACGCTCATCGAGTTGATCCGTCACCCCGACATCTACGCCGAGGTGCGCGACGAACTCGACGAGCTCTATGCCGACGGGCAGGAAGTCAGCTTCCACGCGCTGCGCCAGATCCCGAAGCTGGACAATGTGGTCAAGGAGACGCTGCGTCTGCACCCGCCGCTGATCATCTTGATGCGCGTCGCCCAGGGTGAGTTCGAGGTTCAGGGCTTTCCGATCCACAAAGGCGACTTCGTGGCAGCCTCACCGGCGATCTCCAACCGGATTCCCGAAGACTTCCCCGACCCGGACGGGTTCAACCCGGACCGCTACAACAAGCCCGAGCAGGCCGACATCGTCAACCGGTGGACGTGGATTCCGTTCGGCGCCGGCCGACACCGTTGCGTCGGCGCCGCATTCGCGCAGATGCAGATCAAAGCGATCTTCTCAGTTCTGTTGCGGGAGTATGAGTTCGAGATGGCCCAGCCCGCCGACAGTTACCGCAACGACCATTCCAAGATGGTCGTCCAGCTGGCCAGGCCCGCGAAGGCCCGGTACCGCAGGCGCAGCTCCTAG
- a CDS encoding ferredoxin — protein sequence MGYRVEVDLDLCQGHAMCELEAPDVFKVPKRGKVEILDTKPPDDARDEVQNAVDMCPTQALFIKEKED from the coding sequence ATGGGCTATAGAGTCGAGGTCGATCTGGACCTGTGCCAGGGCCACGCCATGTGCGAGCTCGAGGCACCCGACGTGTTCAAGGTTCCCAAACGCGGCAAGGTCGAGATTCTCGACACCAAACCACCCGACGACGCCCGCGACGAAGTGCAGAACGCGGTCGACATGTGCCCCACCCAAGCCCTGTTCATCAAAGAGAAAGAAGACTGA